Genomic window (Bacteroidota bacterium):
GAGCGCATGCCGACAACAGGGAATCTGAAACCAAAATCGACCGACGAGCTTGTTTTTAATGTGACCTATCGCGATCGCGGCGGGGACACCATCCCCTCGCTCACTGCCCAATCACAATTTTTGCTGCGCAGCGCGCGTATGAAAGCCGTCCGTAGTGACACCTACCACCAGGCTTCCAAATTTAACAGCGAAGTGGTGCGCTTTCTGGCCTCTGGTGGCTACATCACGTTTGAAGATGTAGACCTGACCAACATTACCGGCATCACCACTTTCCTCTCACTTTTCAAAGCCACAGCTACGCTTGAGGCACGTTCAGGCGGCATAGATGGCGATTTGCTGGGTAGCGTCCGGCTAGACCCAACCTACACGGAAAGGGCTGTAGGTGCAACCGTTGGAGGAGCCAATGCTACAGCGTTCACCATGTCTTTTGAAGAAAAGGTTACAGGCCGGCACGACATCTACCTGGTCTTCAAAGTAAACGAAGGCGAACACTACGCTTCCAGTACGGCCATTATGGAGTGGGTGCAGTTTGATCGGTGACGCCGAATGTACAGATGCATTATACCAGCAGCGACTACAGGACCGTACCCCATAACAAACACAGGTAACTACACAGATTGATCTGCATCGCGGAATTAACAGACATTACTTGCGCAAACCTGTATCATAAATAAACCACTCTGACGCACCCTTCCTGTAGAAGCTATAAGGCTCTAGCTTCATCCCTCTGTTTATTTTTGATCGTAAAAGATCAGGTCATTGTTCAACTACGAGCCAAACGAAACGGCAACGAGCATTGAAGATACGGTGCTGGACGGCATAGCTTCCTTCGACATCTACCCCTACCCGGCACAGGATCAGGTACATGTAGCCCTGCAACTCTTGCAAACAGCTTACATTCAGCTTGAAGTGTTTGACGTGCTTGGCCAGAGGGTGAGAGCACTGGCAGAAGGAACAGTGCCTTCCGGCGTGCAACTGTTCTCCTGGCTGCCTAACAATACAACCACCGGCCTCTACTTTGTACGGCTTTCTGTAGATGGCACCGTCCAGACGAAGCCGATTGTGTTGGTTAAGTAACAGCGGCTCGAACGGCCGTCAAGAAAAAAATAATCCGCGTTGCTAAAACACCCGTTGGGTCTTGAAGACCCGACGGGTGTTTCAAAAAAGACGTATTGCGGCACAAAAACGTACCGTCCCGCTACCCATAATATTCCGAATAAACGCTACATCAAGTGGCTTAATCTTTCGCTCCCCAAACGGTTGGTAGCGTGAAAGAGATGCAACTCCGTATCTCTCACGTTCCTGCAAACGCGCTACAAATACTCGATCTCAGCCAAGCGGGTTGATAAACTTCCCAAGCAGCTTCACAACAACCCCACCCACCTGTGAGAAATTTTGCTGCAAGGATGCAATCTGCTCTTGCTGGTTTGTGCTCGATTGAATGATTGTAGCCAATGCCTTAAATCGTTCTCTATCGATTGGCTCAGGCAGGATTGCGTTGAGTTCTTCTGACGACAAAGGAGACAGCGCAGCAATTTCGTCTGCCAGTGCCTCATTCGTTTGCGCACTTTCTTCTGAAAAATCAAATGGACTCCCAAGCATGATAACACCTGTTCTTTTAGTGGATCTCTGATGATCAATATTCATTCAGTGAGCCTTTTAAAACGTCGCTGTTACAGCCACACCTGCGACTGTGGAATCTTTTTTCGAGACTGGTACTTCGAGTACTGCTCCGCCCAGGGCCCGAAGGAAGTCCTTCATGCCAGACGTCCCGCTGTCGGCTGCATTTAAAGCACGCGATGCAAGACTGCTTGCATGCATAGCTTTATTTAACAGCACATTTTGGTTTTCCAGGAGTCCCAGCTTGCGTAAGACAATCTCCTTCTGCTCCGTTATCTCAGCAGTGGTTCGCAAGTTTGCCTCAATGGTCGACTGCGCCCGATACAAGTCTACGTATGTCTCGCGTAAATGGGATAAAACGGCCTGCTCTTGTTCATCAATTCGGCCAATCATCACCGTTCGCTGTTTTTCGATTTGCACAACTGCCGCTTCCCCAAAACCAATTAGCACATTGCCCAACTCAGCTTTTTGTGCTTTCACAGCTTGAAAAACGCTTGTTCTCAATGCCGCCGGCAAGTGGCTAATCTGGGCTTCAACACTATCCTGGTTGAGTGAAGAAACCATATACGCTTCAGTATGTGTAGCTTTAAACCGCTCATTTTCAACAGCTCGCGCCAGAAATTCAGGCACCCACTTTTCACGCATAAAGACATCCACATCTTCACGCAATTCATTGTAGTACAGCTTTACAAATGCCTCGTGCGATGTTTGAATCTGCGTCGTTTGCTCCCCGACGATTTCCGACAATTCAACAGATGCCTTTGGGATCTGCGTACTCGTGCAACCAATGATCAGTAACGCAACTGTAATCACACCAGCTCGACTTATTCCTTTCATTTGGACACTCCTTTAGCATGCTTTTACTTTGGTGAGCATATCAACGTCCTTTAGACTGCTTGATATAAACCACAGGAGCGTATCAAAAAAAGGGTCATTACCACCGCGATTTAGGCCAGGGAGGAACTCCTCGGCCGTTATTTCTCACAGAAAAAAAGAGAGCGTAACCTATTGTTTTCAAATAGATTACGCCCTCTACGAAGCGTACAAATTCAGATTTATTGAGGGACAGGCTTTGCCAGCTTAGTTCTCTGCAATTTTATCTGACAGGTGTTCAAGTGCATCCACTGTTAAACGCTTGTTGGGTGTTCTTCGCAAAGCCGTTTGCAAGATCTCTCTGGCCTCTTCCAATCTCCCCATTTCAATCAGCATTTCTCCTAGCATTTCATGGCTTGGCTTGGGTGGGCTTGGAGGCCCAAAACCGAAAGACATACCACTTTCCAGGGCAACGGCTTCTCTCATTACCGCAATGGCCTGGTCGGCTTTACCCTCTTCAAATAGGATTTGTGCGTTGAGCTGCATGCGCTGGACAGCCGGCTTCATGCGCGGCTCATGGTCTGCAGCAAATCCCTGCTTATCCCAAAAAGAAAAGATAGAATCCAGCGGTGCCTCGGCTGTATTATACAGCGCCCGGGCAGCTTCAGTATCACCTTGTGCCAACGCAACAAATCCATCCATCACAAGCAAATCAAACCTCGCGCGATAGTCATCCCCTACATCAGCATTATTCAAAGCAATGTCACCATCCCACTCTTTGGTATCGAACAGGTACATCGCTCGCTGCCATCCATAGTGGTAGGCCGGCCCCGTGCCCTTCATTTCACCCCGGGCAATGTTCTGCTGGCACCGCAGCATAATTTCGTGGGCTTTGTCGCGGTTGCTTTGCTGCAGGTACCCGTACATCAACCAGGATGCGTAATGCCCGCAACCCGCTGCCGCTTGTTCATTCGCAGCGCGGCGCTCATTCATGATATCCAAAGCCCGGATGTTGGCACGAATCACGCCGTCCCAATCGCCCAGGGCAAGGAAGATGTGGGTTGTCATGTGTTGCGCATGTGCCGCGTTGGGTGCGATGTCTGCATACGCTTGTGCAGCTTTAAGTCCGAGTGGTACGTGGATGGGATCGTCGGTAGCATGGATCAGGTAATGCGCAACACCCGGGTGGCCGGGGTACAACACGATAAACTGTTGCATGAGTGCCGCAGCCTGCATGTAGAGCATAAAATCGCGCCCCTCGTGGGCAGTGCCCATAATCGACAGCGCGTATTGCGCCGCCACTTCGACATTTTTCGGATACTTGTCATGCAACGCGGCCATAAATGCCATGTAGCGGTCGTCTCGGTCGTGTTTTTTACCTTCACCGTAGAGGATATCTGCGGCAGCCAGTAAATCGCGCGCCAGTTCGGATGCTGTTTTTTCTTGTCTGGCCGCCGGCGTCGGAGCATACGTATTCAGGATTGCCAATGCCTTCTCCCGGTCCTGCTGCATCCAGATCGGGTGGTTGTGCGTCATGGCTTCGCCCCAATAGGCCAACGCAAAGTCCGGGTCGATACTCCGGGCCTCTTTAAAGTCATCGGCTGCATCCCCATATTCAAAATTGTGGAGTTGCGCGAGTCCATGCAGGAAAGGTTGCTGTGCGTTCGCTGCACCGGTGTTTTCCAGTGCTACTTGCCCGACATCACTGAGGTCAACATTTGGCTGTGCCAGTACAGGCTTGCACGAAAGCAATAACGCGATACATGTTATTTGAAATCCCTTTGCCAGCATATCTTTACGATGAGCTATCTGTGAATACGAGCGTCGGTTTGAATCATCTATAACATACCAATATTTGCCCTCAGTATAAACCGTTTACAATCCTCTCCTAACACCTCCTAAAAATACAACCCAGCCTCTACCCTGGCCCCAAAAGTAGAATGCTTGTCCGGATTTGCCATAGCTGGCAGGTATGCTTAAGCGGTATCCTGAATACATCTTGGATTCCGTTAACAAATGCCATTTCGTACCATGAAATTTTTCTCCAACATGCTCACCTTCACTTTGATTGCGATAACCTGGACAGGTTGCGGCACAACGTCCAACGATTCAGAACTCCTGGGATAACAGCTTTATTAGGGCATACCTACCCGATGGCAACACAGTCGAACTTAACCTGGAAAGTTTTTGAATCTCCCACCGCACAAGCCTGGTGGTACCATGCAGCTACGGGTATCTGTGTAGATGGTGGCAAAATGGATGTAGCGCCAGCTGTCTCATTTGATCCTCCTGGAGATGAATCCCGAGGCAATGACTGGGCCTTACTTATTGAAGCCTAGGCGCTCGATTCGCAATCCCCTTACGCGTAACTGACAAAGGTCATTGTTGCTGCATGGCGGCTTGCTGCTTTGCCCGCCCATTAAAAGCTTCTCGGGGCTTCATCGGGGTTTCGTTGAGTAGAATTTCGCCAGGCTTTTCCTGGTAGTCTGATAGCGCGACGCGTACCCCTACGCCAAGCCTTTCGGTTGCATCACCTTTGAAGGTGCCGCGAGTTGGAGGAACGTCAGCATAATCGCGCCCAATGGCTACACGAATATGGCGCTCACCTGCAATAAGGTTATTCGTTGGATCAAAACCAATCCACCCCAATTCCGGCAACCAGGCTTCCATCCAGGCATGCGTAGCGTCCTCCGCTGATCGATCCTCATCTTCATTCCGATGAAACAGGTAACCGCTCACATACCGGCAGGGAATGCCTACCATACGGCCAAGGGTAATCATAATATGGGTAAAGTCCTGGCAAACCCCACGCCTTACTTTTAGCGCTTCGTCTATCCTAGATTCAACGTGGGTACTCTGCGGCGCATAGTCAAAACCCTCATAGATGGATTTATTGAGCTTAATTAGTGTCGTGAGCGGGTCAGCCAGCCGGCCC
Coding sequences:
- a CDS encoding putative collagen-binding domain-containing protein; amino-acid sequence: MATQSNLTWKVFESPTAQAWWYHAATGICVDGGKMDVAPAVSFDPPGDESRGNDWALLIEA
- a CDS encoding T9SS type A sorting domain-containing protein, which codes for MFNYEPNETATSIEDTVLDGIASFDIYPYPAQDQVHVALQLLQTAYIQLEVFDVLGQRVRALAEGTVPSGVQLFSWLPNNTTTGLYFVRLSVDGTVQTKPIVLVK
- a CDS encoding transglutaminase family protein — encoded protein: MRYTIQHITRFQYDRPVRESVTELRMQPRSEGKQLCVNFSISVQPHVAVSSYQDFMLNTVHHFDIPALHTELLLQADATVEVMPFSTLPDALPAISWDALDGEARDIHWDYVNPSDFAQSTPLLLTMAKELKLGRLADPLTTLIKLNKSIYEGFDYAPQSTHVESRIDEALKVRRGVCQDFTHIMITLGRMVGIPCRYVSGYLFHRNEDEDRSAEDATHAWMEAWLPELGWIGFDPTNNLIAGERHIRVAIGRDYADVPPTRGTFKGDATERLGVGVRVALSDYQEKPGEILLNETPMKPREAFNGRAKQQAAMQQQ